In a genomic window of Panthera tigris isolate Pti1 chromosome D4, P.tigris_Pti1_mat1.1, whole genome shotgun sequence:
- the MYORG gene encoding myogenesis-regulating glycosidase has product MPQNPQEKSQAYPRRRPGSHTDHKSPKATAGAAMYTFLPDNFSPAKPKPSKELKPLLGSAVLGLLLVLAAVVAWCYYSASLRKAERLRAELLDLNRGGFSIRNQKGEQVFRLAFRSGMLDLDSCSRDGALLGCSRTADGRPLHFFIQTVRPKDTVMCYRVRWEEAAPGRAVEHAMFLGDAAAHWYGGAEMRTQHWPIRLDGQQEPQPFVTSDVYSSDAAFGGILERYWLSSRAAAIKVNDSVPFHLGWNSTERSLRLQARYHDTPYKPPAGRSAAPELSYRVCVGSDVTSIHKYMVRRYFNKPSRVPAPEAFRDPIWSTWVLYGRAVNQDKVQRFAQQIRQHRFNSSHLEIDDMYTPAYGDFDFDEAKFPNATDMFRRLRDAGFRVTLWVHPFVNYNSSCFGEGVERELFVREPTGRLPALVRWWNGIGAVLDFTRPEARDWFQGHLRRLRSRYAVASFKFDAGEVSYLPRDFSTYRPLSDPSIWSRRYTEMALPFFSLAEVRVGYQSQNISCFFRLVDRDSVWGYDLGLRSLIPAVLTVSMLGYPFILPDMVGGNAVSERTVGGSEVPERELYVRWLEVAAFMPAMQFSVPPWQYDAEVVAIAHKFAALRASLVAPLLLELAGEVTDTGDPIVRPLWWIAPGDETAHRIDSQFLIGDTLLVAPVLEPGKQERDVYLPAGKWRSYKGELFDKTPVLLTDYPVDLDEVAYFIWAS; this is encoded by the coding sequence ATGCCCCAGAACCCTCAGGAGAAGAGCCAAGCCTATCCCCGCCGCCGCCCTGGGAGCCACACAGACCATAAGAGTCCCAAGGCCACCGCAGGCGCAGCTATGTACACCTTCTTGCCTGATAACTTCTCGCCTGCCAAGCCCAAGCCGTCCAAAGAGCTGAAACCACTGCTAGGCTCTGCGGTGCTGGGGCTGCTGCTGGTGTTGGCGGCAGTGGTGGCCTGGTGCTACTACAGTGCCTCTTTACGCAAAGCAGAACGCCTGCGTGCGGAGCTGCTGGACCTCAATCGAGGCGGCTTCTCCATCCGCAACCAGAAGGGTGAGCAAGTCTTCCGACTGGCCTTCCGCTCAGGCATGCTGGACCTTGACTCCTGCAGCCGCGACGGTGCCCTGCTCGGCTGTTCTCGCACAGCAGATGGGCGCCCGCTGCACTTCTTTATCCAGACTGTAAGGCCCAAGGACACGGTCATGTGCTACCGTGTGCGCTGGGAGGAGGCAGCTCCAGGGCGCGCGGTGGAACACGCCATGTTCCTGGGCGATGCAGCGGCACACTGGTACGGCGGTGCTGAGATGAGGACCCAGCACTGGCCTATCCGCCTGGATGGCCAGCAGGAGCCACAGCCCTTCGTCACCAGTGATGTCTACTCCTCTGACGCCGCATTCGGAGGCATCCTCGAACGTTACTGGCTGTCATCGCGTGCGGCTGCCATCAAGGTCAACGACTCAGTGCCCTTCCACCTGGGCTGGAACAGCACCGAACGCTCGCTGCGGCTGCAGGCCCGCTACCATGACACGCCCTACAAGCCACCTGCTGGCCGCTCCGCAGCACCAGAGCTCAGCTACCGTGTGTGTGTCGGCTCTGATGTTACTTCAATCCACAAATACATGGTTCGACGCTATTTCAACAAACCGTCAAGGGTGCCAGCACCCGAGGCCTTCAGGGACCCCATCTGGTCCACGTGGGTGCTGTATGGGCGTGCCGTGAACCAGGACAAAGTGCAACGTTTCGCCCAGCAGATCCGCCAGCACCGATTCAACAGCAGCCACCTGGAAATAGATGACATGTACACACCTGCCTATGGAGACTTCGACTTCGACGAGGCCAAGTTCCCCAATGCCACTGACATGTTTCGCCGTCTGCGCGACGCCGGCTTTCGCGTCACGCTCTGGGTTCACCCGTTTGTGAACTACAACTCATCGTGCTTTGGTGAGGGTGTAGAACGCGAGCTGTTCGTACGCGAACCCACTGGCCGGCTGCCCGCGCTTGTGCGCTGGTGGAATGGCATCGGCGCGGTGCTGGACTTCACACGCCCAGAGGCTCGTGACTGGTTCCAGGGACACCTGCGGCGGCTGCGCTCCCGCTATGCTGTGGCTTCCTTCAAGTTTGATGCAGGAGAGGTCAGCTATTTGCCACGGGACTTTAGCACCTACAGGCCGCTGTCCGACCCCAGCATATGGAGCCGACGCTACACTGAAATGGCACTGCCCTTCTTCTCTCTGGCAGAGGTTCGCGTGGGCTACCAGTCACAGAACATCTCGTGCTTCTTCCGTCTAGTGGACCGCGACTCGGTGTGGGGCTATGATCTGGGGCTGCGCTCGCTCATCCCCGCGGTGCTCACCGTCAGCATGCTGGGCTACCCATTCATCCTGCCCGATATGGTGGGTGGAAATGCAGTGTCTGAGCGCACAGTGGGTGGTAGCGAAGTGCCGGAGCGTGAGCTATATGTTCGCTGGCTGGAGGTGGCCGCCTTCATGCCCGCTATGCAGTTCTCAGTCCCACCTTGGCAATATGACGCCGAAGTGGTGGCTATCGCGCACAAGTTTGCAGCGCTTAGGGCCTCACTCGTAGCGCCGCTATTGCTTGAGCTGGCTGGTGAGGTCACCGACACAGGTGACCCCATCGTGCGCCCCCTCTGGTGGATTGCGCCAGGCGATGAGACAGCACACCGCATCGACTCGCAGTTCCTTATCGGAGACACGCTGCTGGTGGCTCCAGTACTGGAGCCAGGCAAGCAGGAGCGAGATGTCTACCTGCCTGCAGGCAAGTGGCGCAGCTATAAGGGCGAGCTTTTTGACAAAACCCCAGTGCTGCTTACTGATTACCCCGTGGACCTGGATGAGGTTGCCTACTTCATCTGGGCATCCTGA
- the CD4H9orf24 gene encoding spermatid-specific manchette-related protein 1 isoform X1, whose product MFLFSRKTKTPISTYSDSYRAPTSIKEVYKDPPLWAWEANKFVTPGLTQTMQRHVDPEALQKMVKCAVQDYSYKSSIAGHPYFPEKYWLCQEKVDKCNPYYLCGDRYNTWRMGPYNCTSWNKHTTCLPQLPKEAGMETAVRGMPLQCPPKPERLNAYEREVVVNMLNSLSRNQRLPQITPRCGCVDPLPGRLPFQGYESSCSGRHYCLRGMDYYVTRAPCTERCHRPLCAEQPTVRGVSPCEHRPGMQCAVITPPPSYYPCPNLRWDTSHFKKTGGPQRNNYVIHPEFVSETYPDCHCW is encoded by the exons ATGTTCCTCTTCTCCCGTAAGACCAAGACCCCCATCAGCACCTACAGTGACTCCTACAGGGCTCCAACCTCTATCAAGGAGGTCTATAAAGACCCACCTCTGTGGGCCTGGGAAGCCAACAAGTTTGTGACCCCG GGCCTGACTCAGACTATGCAGCGCCACGTGGATCCTGAAGCCCTGCAGAAGATGGTCAAATGTGCTGTGCAGGACTACAGCTATAAGAGTTCCATAGCAGGCCACCCCTACTTTCCTGAGAAATACTGGCTCTGTCAAGAGAAAG TAGACAAATGCAACCCATACTACCTATGTGGTGACCGGTATAACACATGGAGGATGGGACCTTACAACTGTACCAGCTGGAACAAACATACCACATGCCTTCCCCAGCTACCTAAG GAGGCTGGAATGGAGACAGCTGTTCGAGGAATGCCCTTGCAGTGCCCTCCTAAGCCGGAACGACTCAATGCCTACG AGCGTGAGGTGGTGGTGAATATGTTGAACTCGCTGTCACGGAACCAGCGGCTGCCGCAGATCACTCCCCGATGCGGGTGCGTGGACCCGCTGCCGGGCCGCCTGCCCTTCCAGGGTTATGAAAGCTCTTGCTCAGGCCGCCACTACTGTCTACGCGGGATGGACTACTACGTGACCAGAGCACCCTGCACGGAACGCTGCCACCGGCCTTTGTGCGCAGAGCAGCCGACTGTAAG GGGTGTATCGCCCTGCGAGCACCGGCCCGGAATGCAATGTGCTGTTATAACTCCCCCGCCGTCATACTACCCTTGTCCGAACCTTAG ATGGGACACAAGTCACTTCAAGAAGACTGGTGGCCCCCAAAGAAACAACTATGTCATCCACCCTGAGTTTGTGTCTGAAACCTATCCTGATTGCCACTGCTGGTAG
- the CD4H9orf24 gene encoding spermatid-specific manchette-related protein 1 isoform X2: protein MFLFSRKTKTPISTYSDSYRAPTSIKEVYKDPPLWAWEANKFVTPGLTQTMQRHVDPEALQKMVKCAVQDYSYKSSIAGHPYFPEKYWLCQEKDKCNPYYLCGDRYNTWRMGPYNCTSWNKHTTCLPQLPKEAGMETAVRGMPLQCPPKPERLNAYEREVVVNMLNSLSRNQRLPQITPRCGCVDPLPGRLPFQGYESSCSGRHYCLRGMDYYVTRAPCTERCHRPLCAEQPTVRGVSPCEHRPGMQCAVITPPPSYYPCPNLRWDTSHFKKTGGPQRNNYVIHPEFVSETYPDCHCW, encoded by the exons ATGTTCCTCTTCTCCCGTAAGACCAAGACCCCCATCAGCACCTACAGTGACTCCTACAGGGCTCCAACCTCTATCAAGGAGGTCTATAAAGACCCACCTCTGTGGGCCTGGGAAGCCAACAAGTTTGTGACCCCG GGCCTGACTCAGACTATGCAGCGCCACGTGGATCCTGAAGCCCTGCAGAAGATGGTCAAATGTGCTGTGCAGGACTACAGCTATAAGAGTTCCATAGCAGGCCACCCCTACTTTCCTGAGAAATACTGGCTCTGTCAAGAGAAAG ACAAATGCAACCCATACTACCTATGTGGTGACCGGTATAACACATGGAGGATGGGACCTTACAACTGTACCAGCTGGAACAAACATACCACATGCCTTCCCCAGCTACCTAAG GAGGCTGGAATGGAGACAGCTGTTCGAGGAATGCCCTTGCAGTGCCCTCCTAAGCCGGAACGACTCAATGCCTACG AGCGTGAGGTGGTGGTGAATATGTTGAACTCGCTGTCACGGAACCAGCGGCTGCCGCAGATCACTCCCCGATGCGGGTGCGTGGACCCGCTGCCGGGCCGCCTGCCCTTCCAGGGTTATGAAAGCTCTTGCTCAGGCCGCCACTACTGTCTACGCGGGATGGACTACTACGTGACCAGAGCACCCTGCACGGAACGCTGCCACCGGCCTTTGTGCGCAGAGCAGCCGACTGTAAG GGGTGTATCGCCCTGCGAGCACCGGCCCGGAATGCAATGTGCTGTTATAACTCCCCCGCCGTCATACTACCCTTGTCCGAACCTTAG ATGGGACACAAGTCACTTCAAGAAGACTGGTGGCCCCCAAAGAAACAACTATGTCATCCACCCTGAGTTTGTGTCTGAAACCTATCCTGATTGCCACTGCTGGTAG
- the CD4H9orf24 gene encoding spermatid-specific manchette-related protein 1 isoform X4 has translation METAVRGMPLQCPPKPERLNAYEREVVVNMLNSLSRNQRLPQITPRCGCVDPLPGRLPFQGYESSCSGRHYCLRGMDYYVTRAPCTERCHRPLCAEQPTVRGVSPCEHRPGMQCAVITPPPSYYPCPNLRWDTSHFKKTGGPQRNNYVIHPEFVSETYPDCHCW, from the exons ATGGAGACAGCTGTTCGAGGAATGCCCTTGCAGTGCCCTCCTAAGCCGGAACGACTCAATGCCTACG AGCGTGAGGTGGTGGTGAATATGTTGAACTCGCTGTCACGGAACCAGCGGCTGCCGCAGATCACTCCCCGATGCGGGTGCGTGGACCCGCTGCCGGGCCGCCTGCCCTTCCAGGGTTATGAAAGCTCTTGCTCAGGCCGCCACTACTGTCTACGCGGGATGGACTACTACGTGACCAGAGCACCCTGCACGGAACGCTGCCACCGGCCTTTGTGCGCAGAGCAGCCGACTGTAAG GGGTGTATCGCCCTGCGAGCACCGGCCCGGAATGCAATGTGCTGTTATAACTCCCCCGCCGTCATACTACCCTTGTCCGAACCTTAG ATGGGACACAAGTCACTTCAAGAAGACTGGTGGCCCCCAAAGAAACAACTATGTCATCCACCCTGAGTTTGTGTCTGAAACCTATCCTGATTGCCACTGCTGGTAG
- the CD4H9orf24 gene encoding spermatid-specific manchette-related protein 1 isoform X3 — MFLFSRKTKTPISTYSDSYRAPTSIKEVYKDPPLWAWEANKFVTPGLTQTMQRHVDPEALQKMVKCAVQDYSYKSSIAGHPYFPEKYWLCQEKVDKCNPYYLCGDRYNTWRMGPYNCTSWNKHTTCLPQLPKEAGMETAVRGMPLQCPPKPERLNAYEREVVVNMLNSLSRNQRLPQITPRCGCVDPLPGRLPFQGYESSCSGRHYCLRGMDYYVTRAPCTERCHRPLCAEQPTGCIALRAPARNAMCCYNSPAVILPLSEP, encoded by the exons ATGTTCCTCTTCTCCCGTAAGACCAAGACCCCCATCAGCACCTACAGTGACTCCTACAGGGCTCCAACCTCTATCAAGGAGGTCTATAAAGACCCACCTCTGTGGGCCTGGGAAGCCAACAAGTTTGTGACCCCG GGCCTGACTCAGACTATGCAGCGCCACGTGGATCCTGAAGCCCTGCAGAAGATGGTCAAATGTGCTGTGCAGGACTACAGCTATAAGAGTTCCATAGCAGGCCACCCCTACTTTCCTGAGAAATACTGGCTCTGTCAAGAGAAAG TAGACAAATGCAACCCATACTACCTATGTGGTGACCGGTATAACACATGGAGGATGGGACCTTACAACTGTACCAGCTGGAACAAACATACCACATGCCTTCCCCAGCTACCTAAG GAGGCTGGAATGGAGACAGCTGTTCGAGGAATGCCCTTGCAGTGCCCTCCTAAGCCGGAACGACTCAATGCCTACG AGCGTGAGGTGGTGGTGAATATGTTGAACTCGCTGTCACGGAACCAGCGGCTGCCGCAGATCACTCCCCGATGCGGGTGCGTGGACCCGCTGCCGGGCCGCCTGCCCTTCCAGGGTTATGAAAGCTCTTGCTCAGGCCGCCACTACTGTCTACGCGGGATGGACTACTACGTGACCAGAGCACCCTGCACGGAACGCTGCCACCGGCCTTTGTGCGCAGAGCAGCCGACT GGGTGTATCGCCCTGCGAGCACCGGCCCGGAATGCAATGTGCTGTTATAACTCCCCCGCCGTCATACTACCCTTGTCCGAACCTTAG